The following coding sequences are from one Sphingobium sp. Cam5-1 window:
- a CDS encoding anthranilate synthase component II has protein sequence MILVIDNYDSFTWNLVHYLMELGAEVEVVRNDAISAGQALSSGASAFLLSPGPCTPNEAGVSLDLVAAAADAGAPLLGVCLGHQAIGQHFGGQVVRGGLMHGKTSPVTHDGTGLFAGIPSPFTATRYHSLIVDDIPQSLIVNATSEDGSVMGFRHQSLPIHSVQFHPESIATEYGHEMLANFMRIAGIPVKERAAA, from the coding sequence ATGATCCTCGTCATCGACAATTATGACAGCTTCACCTGGAACCTGGTCCATTACCTCATGGAACTGGGCGCAGAGGTGGAGGTCGTCCGCAACGACGCCATTTCGGCAGGCCAGGCCCTCTCCAGCGGCGCCAGCGCCTTCCTGCTTTCACCCGGTCCCTGCACGCCCAATGAGGCGGGCGTCAGCCTAGACCTCGTCGCCGCCGCCGCCGACGCAGGCGCGCCCTTGCTGGGCGTATGCCTCGGCCATCAGGCGATCGGCCAGCATTTCGGCGGGCAAGTCGTTCGGGGCGGCCTGATGCATGGTAAGACCTCCCCTGTCACTCATGACGGCACAGGGCTTTTCGCGGGCATCCCATCGCCCTTCACCGCGACCCGCTATCATTCGCTCATCGTGGATGACATTCCGCAGAGCCTCATCGTGAATGCGACCAGCGAGGATGGCTCGGTCATGGGCTTCCGCCATCAGAGCCTTCCGATCCACTCGGTCCAGTTCCATCCGGAAAGCATCGCCACCGAATATGGGCATGAGATGCTGGCAAACTTCATGCGGATCGCCGGGATTCCGGTGAAGGAGCGCGCGGCGGCCTGA
- a CDS encoding TonB-dependent receptor domain-containing protein, translating into MSKPLSLARMLLISTALSAPAVMAQTTTDSAPTSGVPSASEEADAQTGNVDVSVPGSDIIVTGRRTSNISQAAPQVVNVLSAADIKRTGEGDIAGSLQRVTGLSVVSGGYVYVRGLGDRYSLALLNGSPLPSPEPLKRVVPLDIFPTSVIASTMVQKSYSANFPGEFGGGVINLTTKAIPVESYLELGIGSSANTETSGNMGYTYYGSKSDWTGFDDGSRDVPPLLAQAFGSGVPFSNMTRGDLQAISMQLLNAKTSVLQRTNSLPFNFSGSLNAGTAMDVGSDGRLGVLFTASYSNKWRTRSSLQQASINLEQAPGKNGVQVSTDNEVTFNSLFGVGLELGDQKIRWTNVYIRDTLKRGSLTLGQNDGAIVGADYMKQNTAWYERQLIDTQMVGEFKLMEGLSLDLRGGYANSQREAPYEREFEYVRTNRDLAVDPVGDRFVNALNRQRGDASITFSDLNEDLWSAGWDLSYKFSPDLTATVGYAFSDTKRTSSRYELHFDATNLPIAVQQLRPDYLLSDASIQLFDMPLLDFSGNYPVYDAALRTHAGYAQLKVQPLAGVTVDAGVRYEKGRQSVTGVDVYNTGVEPVNRINKEYWLPAATITVEAAKGLQFRLSGSKTIARPQFRELIAQPYIDTDSNRFYRGNPFLQDSELWNADLRAEWYMGRDERLTAAAFWKKIDNPIETYTTINDKYDVTTSFANAPEATLYGVEFEAQKYLPLDNWSSPFFQSRRIVLIGNYTYTQSKLKVSAGDTTTPYSYTTGPLPAASDYFQDGVPLTGQSDHLVNLQLGLEDTDRLSQQTLLLTYASPRVTSRGPNLQPDIKEKPGLTLDFVARQGVTLPGGVKSEFKFEARNITGRKFQEFQELGGNKVFYNRYKIGTTFAASLTVAL; encoded by the coding sequence ATGTCGAAGCCGCTCAGCCTGGCGCGCATGCTCCTGATTTCGACCGCTCTTTCCGCTCCGGCGGTGATGGCGCAGACCACGACCGATAGCGCGCCCACATCAGGCGTGCCGAGTGCGTCCGAAGAAGCCGATGCGCAGACCGGCAATGTCGACGTTTCCGTTCCCGGATCGGACATCATTGTTACGGGACGCCGCACCAGCAACATATCTCAGGCCGCGCCGCAGGTAGTGAACGTCCTGTCGGCCGCCGACATCAAGCGCACGGGCGAAGGCGATATCGCCGGGTCCTTGCAGCGTGTGACCGGCCTTTCGGTCGTGTCGGGCGGATATGTCTATGTGCGTGGTCTTGGCGATCGCTATTCGCTGGCGCTCCTCAACGGATCGCCGCTGCCGAGCCCGGAACCGTTGAAGCGCGTCGTGCCGCTCGACATATTCCCGACCAGCGTCATCGCATCCACGATGGTGCAGAAAAGCTATTCGGCCAATTTCCCCGGCGAGTTTGGCGGTGGCGTCATCAACCTGACGACCAAGGCTATTCCGGTTGAAAGCTATCTTGAGCTGGGAATCGGAAGTTCGGCCAATACCGAGACGTCGGGCAATATGGGCTACACTTATTATGGATCAAAGTCGGACTGGACCGGCTTTGACGACGGTTCGCGCGACGTTCCGCCATTGCTGGCGCAGGCATTCGGTAGCGGCGTGCCATTTTCCAACATGACGCGCGGCGACCTGCAGGCGATTTCGATGCAGTTGCTGAATGCGAAGACTTCCGTGCTCCAGCGCACCAACAGCCTGCCGTTCAACTTTTCCGGATCGCTGAATGCCGGGACGGCGATGGATGTGGGCAGTGACGGTCGGTTGGGCGTGCTGTTCACCGCGTCCTACAGCAACAAGTGGCGCACACGCTCCTCGCTACAGCAGGCGTCGATCAACCTTGAGCAGGCGCCGGGCAAGAACGGCGTTCAGGTATCGACGGACAATGAGGTGACGTTCAACAGCCTGTTCGGGGTTGGCCTGGAACTGGGTGATCAGAAGATCCGCTGGACCAATGTTTATATCCGCGACACGCTGAAGCGCGGTTCCCTGACGCTGGGGCAGAATGACGGCGCGATCGTGGGCGCGGATTATATGAAGCAGAATACCGCCTGGTATGAGCGGCAGCTGATCGACACGCAGATGGTGGGCGAGTTCAAGCTGATGGAGGGCCTGAGCCTCGACCTGCGCGGCGGCTATGCCAATTCGCAGCGGGAAGCGCCCTATGAGCGCGAGTTTGAATATGTGCGGACCAATCGCGACCTGGCAGTCGATCCCGTCGGCGATCGCTTCGTCAATGCGCTGAACCGCCAGCGGGGCGATGCATCGATCACCTTTAGCGACCTTAATGAAGACCTGTGGTCGGCGGGCTGGGACCTCAGCTATAAATTCTCGCCCGACCTGACGGCGACGGTCGGTTATGCGTTCAGCGACACGAAGCGCACGTCCTCGCGCTATGAGCTGCATTTCGACGCGACCAACCTGCCGATCGCGGTGCAGCAGTTGCGGCCCGATTATCTTCTGTCGGATGCGTCGATCCAGTTGTTCGACATGCCGCTGCTGGACTTTTCGGGCAACTATCCCGTTTATGATGCGGCGCTGCGGACGCATGCCGGATATGCGCAGCTGAAGGTGCAGCCTCTCGCTGGCGTGACCGTGGACGCGGGCGTGCGGTATGAGAAGGGCCGCCAGTCGGTGACGGGCGTGGACGTCTATAATACAGGCGTTGAGCCGGTGAACCGCATCAACAAGGAATATTGGCTGCCCGCCGCGACGATCACCGTCGAAGCGGCCAAGGGTCTGCAGTTCCGCCTGAGCGGTTCCAAGACAATCGCGCGCCCGCAGTTCCGCGAGCTGATCGCCCAGCCCTATATCGATACCGATTCCAACCGCTTCTATCGCGGCAATCCTTTCTTGCAGGACAGCGAGCTGTGGAACGCCGACTTGCGCGCGGAATGGTATATGGGTCGGGACGAGCGCCTCACGGCGGCGGCATTCTGGAAGAAGATCGATAATCCGATCGAGACTTACACGACCATCAACGACAAATATGACGTGACCACCAGCTTCGCCAATGCGCCCGAAGCCACGCTTTATGGCGTCGAATTCGAAGCGCAGAAATATCTGCCGCTCGATAACTGGAGCAGCCCCTTCTTCCAGAGCCGCAGGATCGTGCTGATCGGCAACTACACCTATACGCAGTCGAAGCTGAAGGTGAGCGCGGGCGACACGACCACGCCCTACAGCTATACGACCGGCCCGTTGCCCGCTGCGTCCGACTATTTCCAGGATGGGGTGCCGCTGACCGGCCAGTCGGACCATCTCGTGAACCTGCAACTGGGCCTTGAGGATACGGACAGGCTGTCGCAGCAGACGCTGCTGCTGACCTATGCCAGCCCGCGCGTCACCAGCCGTGGCCCCAACCTTCAGCCCGACATCAAGGAAAAGCCGGGCCTGACGTTGGACTTTGTGGCGCGGCAGGGCGTGACCCTGCCGGGCGGGGTGAAGAGCGAGTTCAAGTTCGAGGCGCGGAACATCACGGGGCGCAAGTTCCAGGAATTCCAGGAACTGGGCGGCAACAAGGTGTTCTACAATCGCTACAAGATCGGGACGACCTTTGCGGCTTCACTGACCGTGGCGCTCTGA
- a CDS encoding tetratricopeptide repeat protein, translating to MMKVAAIIGLVLAGGMSGAAVAASDEVVVVGVPDGRLAAPALVAKDYEKAIRRLAPMWPDGANDPARLINLGNAYAGLGRMKDAREAYGAARFAPESTLLLANGEEASSRDIARRALGRLEASYAMR from the coding sequence ATGATGAAGGTAGCGGCGATCATCGGGCTGGTGCTGGCGGGGGGCATGTCGGGCGCGGCCGTGGCTGCATCCGATGAGGTGGTTGTGGTTGGTGTTCCCGATGGGCGATTGGCCGCTCCGGCCTTGGTGGCAAAAGATTATGAAAAGGCCATCCGTCGGCTTGCGCCTATGTGGCCAGACGGGGCGAACGACCCAGCTCGGTTGATCAATCTTGGCAACGCCTATGCAGGCCTGGGGCGGATGAAGGATGCGCGAGAGGCTTATGGCGCTGCCCGCTTTGCGCCGGAATCGACTTTGCTGCTTGCGAATGGTGAGGAAGCGTCGTCACGGGATATTGCGCGCCGCGCGCTTGGCCGTCTGGAGGCGAGCTACGCCATGCGCTGA
- a CDS encoding DUF6766 family protein has protein sequence MKRYAYGWITALFFLVSIVGHWVFGWWAYVDDAKTHGQVPELAAYAIEMGRDTFENWQSEFLQLIWQVVGLAYFLYVGSPASKENDDRLEVKVDELLKMAGGKDAEQLIREIDSRYLRAGGHAKPHGHDLGYE, from the coding sequence ATGAAGCGCTATGCCTATGGTTGGATCACGGCCCTGTTCTTCCTGGTGTCGATCGTGGGTCATTGGGTGTTTGGCTGGTGGGCCTATGTGGATGACGCAAAGACGCACGGGCAGGTGCCTGAACTGGCGGCCTATGCCATCGAGATGGGCCGGGATACGTTCGAGAATTGGCAGTCGGAATTTCTCCAGCTGATCTGGCAAGTCGTGGGCCTGGCCTATTTCCTCTATGTCGGCTCGCCAGCCTCCAAGGAAAATGACGATCGGTTGGAAGTGAAGGTGGACGAGCTGCTGAAAATGGCGGGGGGCAAGGATGCCGAGCAGTTGATCCGCGAAATCGACAGCCGTTATCTGCGCGCCGGGGGGCACGCGAAGCCGCACGGTCATGATCTGGGCTATGAATGA
- a CDS encoding CYTH and CHAD domain-containing protein: protein MKQEVELKMELSQQAAEAFEQLALLPAEGGRAQLQAVYFDTPDRQLEARGYTLRIRRSGEERVQTVKAGSEDRGGALFSRAEWEMPVRQDEPVIDSRTPIAGILSDAAEMIEPAFRVEVERRTWQIVEGRAEIELVLDRGWVRAGERQSPICEVELELKAGESAALFALARRIEAAVPVRLGVAAKSERGYQLLAPAPACFKAERLALKPGISAQVAFAAIIRNCVRQYRLNEDLLLDHYNPQAVHQARVAVRRLRSALTLFRSMLAAQDVIRFQDELRWLAQLLGEARDLDVLIERMKLGELHEQLAAVRAAIHARVIDALESDRARGLMIDMVEWLTLGMGEPDAEGRRLRDEAAEAFAARRLQHFHRWQMKHARHLAKLDDAHRHEVRKKAKKLRYAAEFFAGLFDAKKQRRRHARYIDALEGLQDELGALNDLVNMGALLARHGLPVDADLVKGGRGKKKLLAAARKAHDELANRKRFWR from the coding sequence GTGAAGCAGGAAGTCGAGCTGAAAATGGAGCTGTCGCAGCAGGCGGCGGAGGCTTTTGAGCAATTGGCGCTGCTGCCCGCTGAGGGAGGCCGGGCGCAACTTCAGGCCGTCTATTTCGACACGCCCGACAGGCAGTTGGAAGCGCGAGGATATACGCTGCGCATCCGCAGATCAGGGGAGGAGCGCGTCCAGACCGTCAAGGCCGGTAGTGAAGATCGGGGCGGAGCGCTGTTCTCGCGGGCGGAATGGGAAATGCCGGTCAGGCAGGACGAGCCGGTGATCGATAGTCGCACACCCATTGCGGGCATTCTGAGCGATGCAGCGGAGATGATCGAGCCCGCGTTCAGGGTGGAGGTCGAGCGGCGCACATGGCAGATTGTCGAGGGGCGCGCGGAGATCGAATTGGTGCTCGACAGGGGATGGGTCCGCGCGGGAGAGCGGCAGTCGCCCATCTGTGAAGTCGAACTGGAGCTGAAGGCAGGAGAGTCCGCCGCCTTGTTTGCGCTCGCGAGGCGGATAGAGGCGGCGGTGCCGGTGCGGCTGGGCGTCGCGGCAAAGTCGGAACGAGGTTATCAGCTGCTGGCTCCAGCGCCCGCTTGCTTCAAGGCGGAAAGACTGGCGTTGAAGCCGGGCATCAGTGCGCAAGTGGCGTTCGCGGCGATTATTCGCAACTGTGTGCGGCAATACCGCCTGAATGAAGATTTGCTGCTCGACCATTATAATCCCCAGGCCGTGCATCAGGCGCGTGTAGCTGTGCGGCGGCTGCGTTCTGCACTGACGCTGTTCAGGTCAATGCTGGCGGCGCAAGACGTCATCCGATTTCAGGATGAGCTTCGCTGGCTGGCGCAGCTGCTGGGAGAGGCGCGTGATCTGGATGTGCTGATCGAACGGATGAAGTTGGGCGAACTGCACGAGCAATTGGCCGCCGTCCGCGCGGCGATCCATGCGAGGGTGATCGATGCGCTGGAATCCGATCGGGCACGAGGCTTGATGATCGATATGGTGGAATGGCTGACGCTCGGCATGGGCGAGCCGGATGCTGAGGGCCGCAGGTTACGCGATGAGGCTGCGGAGGCGTTTGCCGCGCGTCGTTTGCAGCATTTTCATCGCTGGCAGATGAAGCATGCACGGCATCTGGCGAAGCTGGATGACGCGCACCGTCACGAAGTGCGCAAGAAGGCGAAGAAGCTGCGCTACGCGGCCGAATTTTTCGCGGGTCTGTTTGACGCCAAGAAACAGCGGCGGCGGCACGCGCGCTATATCGATGCGCTGGAGGGTTTGCAGGATGAACTGGGCGCGCTCAATGATCTGGTCAATATGGGCGCCCTGTTGGCGCGGCATGGACTGCCGGTCGATGCCGATCTGGTGAAGGGTGGCCGGGGCAAGAAGAAGCTGCTGGCGGCGGCTCGCAAAGCCCATGATGAATTAGCGAATAGAAAGCGATTTTGGCGCTGA
- a CDS encoding molybdopterin molybdotransferase MoeA, translating to MSLLPVAEAQARLLALGRRLPEEDAPVSNCAGRWLARDIFALRDQPWADLSAMDGYAIRAEEWPGPWRLTAESTAGGSLPSALAPGECCRIFTGAPLPPGADTVLIQEDAQLDGQLVHPLGAPLPTGRNVRPAASDFGANHLLLAAGAALGPAQIALAVLGGHGTLPVGGRPRIALISTGNELVPPGAPTPSGRLPSSNAPMLAAMLGQTGAEVIDVGIVPDDLDAMVRSLKEAAGADIIVSTGGASVGDHDLVRPAFQAAGGTLDFWKIRMRPGKPLMAGKLGDTLFLGLPGNPVSAFVTATLFLMPLVRHMAGAANPLPRTTIAELAAALPATGSRDDYLRAYLTDAGLVSVTSQDSAATAALAQAGCLILRPADSPPAAVGDKATIVPLSQ from the coding sequence ATGAGCCTGCTCCCGGTCGCGGAGGCTCAGGCGCGCCTGCTCGCGCTGGGCCGCCGCTTGCCGGAAGAGGACGCCCCGGTTTCCAACTGTGCAGGCCGATGGCTCGCACGTGACATCTTCGCCCTGCGCGATCAGCCTTGGGCAGATCTATCGGCCATGGACGGTTACGCTATTCGCGCGGAAGAATGGCCTGGCCCCTGGCGCCTAACCGCTGAAAGCACGGCGGGCGGCTCCCTTCCCTCCGCTTTGGCTCCGGGGGAATGCTGTCGCATCTTCACCGGCGCACCACTGCCGCCCGGCGCCGATACGGTCCTTATCCAGGAAGATGCGCAGCTGGACGGCCAGCTCGTGCACCCCCTCGGCGCTCCACTACCCACAGGACGAAATGTGCGCCCAGCGGCAAGCGACTTTGGCGCAAATCATCTATTGCTCGCTGCCGGTGCCGCATTGGGTCCCGCGCAGATTGCTCTCGCCGTTCTTGGGGGCCACGGAACCCTTCCGGTCGGCGGCCGCCCGCGCATCGCCCTGATCTCAACCGGCAATGAACTCGTCCCTCCCGGAGCGCCCACGCCCTCTGGCCGCTTGCCGTCCTCCAACGCGCCCATGCTTGCGGCCATGCTCGGCCAGACAGGCGCAGAGGTTATCGACGTCGGCATCGTTCCCGACGATCTCGACGCAATGGTCCGGTCCCTCAAAGAAGCCGCCGGGGCCGACATCATTGTCTCGACCGGAGGTGCCTCGGTCGGCGATCACGACTTGGTGCGGCCAGCTTTCCAGGCGGCAGGCGGCACTCTGGATTTCTGGAAGATTCGCATGCGCCCCGGTAAGCCGCTCATGGCGGGAAAGCTGGGTGATACCCTATTCCTCGGCCTCCCCGGCAACCCCGTATCCGCCTTCGTGACGGCAACGCTGTTCCTGATGCCGCTCGTCCGCCACATGGCCGGAGCCGCCAACCCGCTCCCGCGTACGACGATCGCGGAACTCGCTGCCGCACTTCCTGCGACCGGATCGCGCGACGACTATCTTCGCGCCTATCTCACTGATGCTGGTTTGGTCTCGGTTACTTCGCAAGACAGCGCGGCGACCGCAGCCCTGGCTCAAGCGGGGTGCCTGATCCTTCGACCGGCCGACTCACCCCCGGCCGCCGTAGGTGACAAAGCAACCATCGTACCGCTCTCACAATGA
- the trpD gene encoding anthranilate phosphoribosyltransferase — protein MTRLPDPAAPLSATQAAAAFDLLFDGDLPEAEIAAFLVTMAQRGESATEIAAAARAMRARMIPIAAPAGAIDVCGTGGDGHHTLNVSTAVSLVVAAAGVPVAKHGNRAASSKAGAADTLEALGLDLDRVADTAEATLADLGICFLFAQKHHPALKRFGPIRKAIGQRTIFNLMGPLANPAGVRRQLVGIARPAYVPIYAEALAELGVDRAMIVSGDEGLDELSLAGGNDVAEVTAQGIVAMRRLTPADAGLPTHPVEAIRGGDPSHNAAALRALLQGEPGAYRDAVLLNAAAALVVADAVADLREGVEEAAETIDRGLANALLNCWIAYK, from the coding sequence ATGACCCGCCTGCCCGATCCCGCAGCGCCGCTGAGCGCCACCCAGGCCGCCGCCGCCTTTGACCTGTTGTTCGACGGCGACCTGCCAGAGGCGGAGATCGCCGCCTTCCTCGTCACCATGGCTCAGCGCGGCGAGTCCGCGACGGAGATCGCCGCCGCCGCCCGCGCCATGCGCGCGCGCATGATCCCTATCGCCGCCCCCGCAGGCGCAATCGACGTCTGCGGCACAGGCGGAGATGGCCACCACACGCTCAACGTCTCGACCGCCGTCAGCCTCGTAGTAGCCGCCGCCGGAGTGCCCGTCGCCAAGCATGGCAACCGCGCCGCGTCATCCAAGGCCGGGGCCGCCGATACGCTCGAAGCGCTCGGCCTCGATCTCGATCGGGTCGCCGATACGGCGGAGGCAACGCTGGCCGATCTCGGCATCTGCTTCCTGTTCGCACAGAAACATCACCCCGCGCTCAAACGCTTCGGCCCCATCCGCAAGGCCATCGGCCAGCGCACCATCTTCAACCTGATGGGTCCGCTCGCCAATCCTGCCGGCGTGCGCCGTCAGCTAGTCGGCATCGCCCGCCCCGCCTATGTTCCCATCTATGCCGAGGCGCTGGCGGAACTCGGCGTCGATCGCGCCATGATTGTCTCAGGGGATGAAGGCCTTGACGAGCTCTCCCTCGCGGGCGGCAACGACGTCGCCGAAGTCACCGCGCAGGGCATCGTCGCCATGCGCCGCCTCACCCCGGCCGACGCTGGACTACCGACCCACCCGGTTGAGGCGATACGCGGCGGTGACCCCTCGCATAATGCCGCCGCCCTGCGCGCCTTGCTTCAGGGTGAGCCGGGCGCCTATCGCGACGCCGTACTGCTGAACGCAGCCGCTGCCCTTGTCGTCGCGGACGCCGTTGCCGATCTGCGCGAGGGTGTCGAGGAAGCTGCCGAAACCATCGACCGCGGGCTTGCCAATGCGTTGCTCAATTGCTGGATTGCCTATAAATGA
- the moaC gene encoding cyclic pyranopterin monophosphate synthase MoaC, protein MSKLTHLDEDGSAHMVDVSAKAVTAREAIATGHIGMSAEAAAAIAQGLVKKGDVLAVARVAGIMAAKRTADLIPLCHPVALTSVTIDFDLGTEGVSVTATARSAGQTGVEMEALTATSVALLTIYDMAKALDKGMIIGKVRLLAKSGGKSGDWRAA, encoded by the coding sequence ATGAGCAAGCTCACTCATCTCGACGAAGATGGCTCGGCCCATATGGTCGATGTCTCCGCCAAGGCGGTGACTGCCCGTGAAGCCATCGCCACCGGCCATATCGGCATGAGCGCTGAAGCTGCGGCCGCCATCGCGCAAGGACTGGTGAAGAAAGGCGATGTCCTCGCGGTAGCGCGCGTGGCGGGCATCATGGCGGCAAAGCGGACCGCTGATCTCATCCCATTATGTCATCCCGTCGCCCTGACCTCTGTCACGATCGACTTCGATCTGGGAACAGAGGGCGTCAGCGTCACCGCCACGGCCAGAAGCGCGGGCCAGACCGGCGTCGAGATGGAGGCGCTCACCGCCACCTCCGTTGCGCTGCTAACCATCTACGACATGGCAAAGGCGCTCGATAAGGGCATGATCATCGGTAAGGTCCGGCTGCTCGCAAAGTCGGGCGGCAAGTCGGGCGACTGGCGCGCCGCATGA
- a CDS encoding IS1595 family transposase: MSNKAPTLRQFQDRFPTEDSCLDHLMRVRYGDRHDCEKCGKSANFYRVKGRRSYACEYCGAQVYPTAGTPFDRTRTSLRDWFFVMFQFCASRNGVAAKEVERQLGVTYKTAWRMCHMIREYMGQVDGDDPVGGFGKIVEVDETYIGGKVENKGTGNYRANKTIVIGMRERNGDVITRVVPNRKKATLEPHVFANVKPHSEIHTDELVSYRDLGEFKGYWHKTVNHSAEQYVGPTGTTVNGIEGFWAQLKRGINGTHIHVSEKHLPKYLAEFEFRHNMRDVPHLMLDHLMVSFSR; the protein is encoded by the coding sequence ATGAGCAACAAAGCCCCTACGCTGCGCCAGTTCCAAGACCGCTTCCCGACCGAGGATAGCTGCCTCGATCACCTGATGCGCGTCCGCTACGGGGATCGCCACGATTGCGAGAAGTGCGGCAAGTCGGCCAATTTCTACCGCGTGAAGGGCCGTCGCTCCTACGCTTGCGAATATTGCGGCGCGCAGGTTTATCCGACTGCCGGAACGCCTTTTGATCGCACCCGCACCAGCCTGCGCGATTGGTTCTTCGTCATGTTCCAGTTCTGCGCCTCGCGGAACGGCGTTGCCGCCAAGGAAGTCGAGCGCCAACTAGGAGTGACCTACAAGACCGCTTGGCGCATGTGTCACATGATCCGCGAATATATGGGCCAGGTTGACGGCGACGATCCAGTGGGCGGCTTCGGCAAGATCGTGGAAGTCGATGAAACATACATCGGCGGGAAGGTTGAGAATAAGGGAACCGGCAACTACCGCGCCAACAAAACCATCGTGATCGGCATGCGTGAGCGCAACGGCGACGTTATCACCCGCGTGGTGCCGAACCGGAAGAAGGCCACGCTAGAGCCGCACGTGTTCGCCAATGTGAAGCCGCATAGCGAAATCCACACGGACGAACTGGTCAGCTACCGCGATCTGGGCGAGTTCAAGGGCTACTGGCACAAGACCGTGAACCACAGCGCGGAACAGTATGTTGGGCCAACCGGAACGACCGTGAACGGCATTGAAGGCTTTTGGGCGCAGCTAAAGCGCGGGATCAACGGCACCCATATTCATGTCAGCGAGAAGCATCTTCCGAAGTATCTCGCGGAGTTCGAGTTTCGTCACAATATGCGCGACGTTCCGCATCTGATGCTTGATCACCTGATGGTTTCTTTTTCCCGCTAA
- the trpC gene encoding indole-3-glycerol phosphate synthase TrpC, with protein MTNKLIEICDTKREEVARRKAAITVSTLHARAAEQTPPRGFRQALDSAARSGFGLIAEIKKASPSKGLIRENFDPPAHAQAYAAAGAACLSVLTDEPYFQGHDDYLMAARSACALPVLRKDFMVDPWQVLESRSLGADAILIIAAALDDNQMAEIEDAALGLGMDALVEVHDAHELERALKLRSRLIGVNNRDLRDFSVDFARTYELVGQAPEGCTFVAESGLGSHADLVAMSEHGVRCFLVGESLMRQPDVEAATHALLNGE; from the coding sequence ATGACGAACAAGCTGATCGAAATCTGCGATACGAAGCGTGAGGAAGTGGCCCGCCGCAAGGCAGCGATCACCGTCTCGACGCTCCACGCCCGCGCCGCCGAACAGACGCCGCCGCGCGGCTTCCGTCAGGCGCTCGACAGCGCCGCCCGTTCCGGCTTCGGCCTGATTGCGGAGATTAAGAAGGCCAGCCCGTCGAAAGGCCTGATCCGAGAGAATTTCGACCCGCCCGCCCATGCTCAGGCCTATGCAGCCGCTGGTGCCGCCTGTCTCTCGGTCCTCACGGACGAACCTTATTTTCAGGGCCATGACGACTATCTCATGGCCGCCCGCTCTGCCTGCGCCTTGCCCGTCCTGCGCAAGGATTTCATGGTCGATCCCTGGCAGGTGCTGGAAAGCCGCTCGCTCGGAGCCGACGCCATCCTCATCATCGCCGCCGCGCTGGACGATAATCAGATGGCCGAGATAGAAGATGCCGCGCTTGGTCTCGGCATGGACGCGCTCGTCGAAGTCCATGACGCCCATGAACTGGAACGCGCGCTGAAGCTCCGCTCGCGGCTGATCGGCGTCAACAATCGCGACCTGCGCGACTTCAGCGTCGACTTCGCCCGCACCTACGAACTGGTCGGTCAGGCTCCGGAAGGCTGCACCTTCGTTGCGGAGAGCGGCCTTGGCAGCCATGCCGATCTGGTCGCCATGTCCGAACATGGCGTCCGTTGCTTCCTGGTGGGCGAAAGCCTGATGCGCCAGCCCGATGTCGAAGCCGCCACCCACGCGCTGCTGAACGGCGAATGA
- a CDS encoding hemerythrin domain-containing protein: MAKAEFTDAIALLKADHRKVEELFDQYEKARAANRKQDIAYQICTELKIHTMIEEEIFYPAFRGKIEDDTLDEAYVEHDGAKVLVNDIEAGSPEDDFYDAKVKVLSEEIKHHVKEEERQSDGMFAQCRKADVDLVDLRDRMLARKQELMAQAKASGLPVAKPKAVHLVPA, from the coding sequence ATGGCCAAAGCTGAGTTTACCGATGCGATCGCCCTGTTGAAAGCTGATCACCGCAAGGTCGAGGAGTTGTTCGACCAGTATGAGAAGGCAAGGGCCGCGAACCGGAAGCAGGACATCGCGTATCAGATCTGCACCGAACTGAAGATCCACACGATGATCGAGGAGGAGATTTTCTACCCCGCCTTCCGTGGCAAGATCGAGGACGACACGCTGGACGAAGCCTATGTCGAGCATGACGGTGCGAAGGTGCTGGTAAATGATATCGAGGCCGGGTCGCCCGAAGATGATTTCTACGATGCCAAGGTCAAGGTGCTGTCCGAAGAGATCAAGCACCATGTGAAGGAAGAGGAAAGGCAGTCGGACGGCATGTTCGCCCAGTGCCGGAAGGCGGATGTCGATCTGGTCGACCTCCGCGACAGGATGTTGGCGCGCAAGCAGGAATTGATGGCACAGGCGAAAGCGAGCGGATTGCCGGTCGCCAAGCCCAAGGCCGTTCATCTGGTCCCGGCCTGA